Below is a window of Agathobacter rectalis ATCC 33656 DNA.
CTGAGCGAAGAACAGGAAATTTGCTGCTTTGAGGTGCAGGAGGGGTTTTCAAATGAAATACGCTGCGAGGGGGATAATGCCGGAAATATTGCCTGGCTTCGTACACAGCCTGCCATGCATCAGGTTGAGGCGGAAAATGATTACGACGGAGAGCTCAGGCAGCTTTCGATTGAGGCAGCGCTTGCGGTGGATGGAAAGGTCTGGAGTGAGGAAACAGTAGAGGTGCTCAATGACATGTACAGCGTATCATGTCCGGTAAAACCTGTGTTTGAAAAGATGAAGGTATGCAGCCTTCTTATGAAAAATGACACAAAATGCCGTATTTTGGAGCAGTTGTACAGAGAAAACAGCAAAAAGAGAATTTTAAGAATATGCGGTACAAAGACGCAGGCCGCTATTGCACAGATAAAAAATGCAGACACAGGAATTATTGTGTCAGGTGTATTGCAGGTGAACTGTGTGAATATTGTGGAGGACGATGGCTGTCCGATAGAGATGCATACAGACTCTGTGCCGTTTGAACAGTTTGTTGAGATACCCGGCATGGATGCCAACACCTGCTGCGAGGTAAATGTGCAGGTAGACCAGGTGCAGGTCAATCTACTAGACAACAGCGAATATGAAATTAAGGGTGTTGTCAGCATAAACGCTATTGCCCTGCAGCAGGATGAAGTGTCAGTCATAACATCGGTGGAGCAGGAAAAAATAGCGTCTGATACTGAAGAGGAAGCAGCTCTGGTTGGCTATATAGTGCAGAAGGATGATAAAATGTGGGACATTGCAAAAAGATACCGCACCACTGTTGAAAACATAATGGAAATAAATGCTCTGACCTCAGATAGCATCAAACCTGATGATAGACTTATAATAGCGCGCATGTGAATCATAAATTAGGGGCAAAATACCTTTTGATCCTCATATCCTTATATAAAATGTGGAAAATCCTGTAAATTTACAAAAAGATGTGGAAAAAAGATTCATTTTGTGCAATAATATATCCGAATGTATATTGAACGTAAATTGTGGAAGGAAAGGTCAATCTGACCGTCGTATTACAGGAGGAATAAAATGAATCAGAAATGGACACGTGCTATATGTACTGTGTTAACATCGGCACTCGTTTTTACAGGACCGGCAGTAGAGGGCACTACATTTAGCGGATACATAAACAGTGGACTTGAGAAGGTATATGCCAAGACACAGAAGCAGAAGGATGCAGAAAAGAAGAAGTCACAGGCTGAGCAGGATCTCAAGGATAAGAAGAATGAGATTAATGGTTTAAAGGATCAGCAGCAGACTACTGCTGATGATATAAAGAATAAATCCGCAAAGCTTGATGAGATTCTTGCAGCACAAAAGAAGCTTCAGAAAGATATCACAAATAAACAGGCAGAGATAGAGCAGAATCAGAAGGATCTTGCAGCAGCCCAGGAAAAGCAGCAGGAGCAGTATGACGCCATGAAGAAGCGTATACAGTTCATGTATGAAAACAGCGCTGAAGACAATATCTGGACAGCAATTATTGAGTCAAATGGTATCACAGATATGCTCAATCGTATAGAGTACGTGTCAGATGTATATGATTCGGATCGTGCTCTTATGGATTCTTATCAGGCAGCAGTTGAGCAGGTGAAGGAGATTGGTACTAAGCTTGACAACGACATGAATGAGCTCACAGCCATGCAGGATGACTATGAGAAGCAGCAGGCAGATGTCGAGGCGGCTATAGTAGCTCTTGAAAACCAGAAGGAGCAGTATGCAAGCCAGATAGCTCAGGCACAGCAGCAGGCAGATAATTATCAGAATATCATTACGGCACAGGGCAAAATCATTCAGGAGCAGGAAGCAGCGGCCGCAGCTGCAGCCGCTGCCGCTGCCAGAGCGAACAGCTCGTCAAGCAATTCAAGCTATGATGGTGGTGGAGCCGGCAAGGGCGGAAGTATTGCCAGTGACTATGCATCAGGCGGTGGAAAGAACCCGAGTGCTTCAACAGGAGTTTCAGGAAGCTCTGTGGTATCATACGCTATGCAGTTTGTGGGCAATCCATATGTATGGGGTGGAAACAGTCTTACAAACGGTGTAGACTGTTCAGGCTTTGTACATGAGGTATATGCACATTTTGGTATCAGCACACCGAGATATTCACAGGCATTTAAGTCTGTGGGACAGGCCGTATCCTTCGATAATATACAGCCGGGAGACGTAGTGGTATATCCGGGACATGTAGCTATATATGCAGGTGGTGGTGTTATAGTGGAGGCACAGTCCACAAAGGCAGGAATCACAGCAAACAGAAGCGTACAGTGTCATACAATACTTGCTATACGACGTCTTGTATAGGATGGTTAGGAGCCGATAAGTATATTTATTATACTTACCGGCTCTTTTTATTTTTACCACAAAGTACTGAATTGTTACCAATAAAGTAAGGGGCGTAAGATGCGGACATGCCACCAACCGCAAGGGGCTCTCAATAAGCGACTAGCGGAGCTGTTTAGAGTCTGTAGAATTATGCACATGGAACCCAGAAATGTCCTGCCATGGACGGCAGGGCAAGGTGTTATGCGCCATGGACGGCGCATAAAAGCCGGTTTCGTCGAGCATAGAAAACCATATAGGCATAATTCGTACAGCCTCTTGACAGCATAGCGTTAGCGTATTGAGAGCCCCTTGCGGTTGGTGGCATGTCCGTGTCTTACGCCACGAACCAATGTTAGTAACCGGCAACAAACTCATTGTAATAAATAATAGCAATTTCAATCCATAAGGTGTATTATAGAGATAGACGGCACCAATTCGCACAAAACGAACTAGCAAGCCTGTAAATAAAGTAAGAAAAGCAGGAGGAACAAGCCATGCAGATGGAACAATTACAAAAAGACATGATTGCAGCAATGAAAGCAAGAGACAAGGTAAGAAAGGATGCTATATCCTCACTTGTATCGGCAGCCAAAAAGGCGGCAATAGATGAGGGCTGCAGAGACAATATACCGGAGGAGCTTGTCAACAAGGTCATCCTTAAGGAAATGAAATCCGTGAAGGAGCAGATTGACACATGCCCTGCCACAAGAACAGATCTGCTTGATGAGTACAATACCAGATATGCAATCTTTGAGGAGTACGCTCCTGCAATGATGTCGGCAGAAGAGGTAGAAAAGGAGCTCACAGAGCAGTTTTCGGATGTAATCGCAACAGGAAACAAAGGACAGATAATGAAGGCAGTCATGCCGCATTTCAAGGGCAAGGCTGACGGAAAGGTCATAAATCAGGTGGTTGCAAAGCTTTGCGCAAAATAAGAAAACACATCACAACAATTATACTTGCAGTGCTGGCTGTCATAGCCGGCGTGTATGCATATAATTATCATGATATGAAGCAGAATATTGTATACAATGAGCATCTGGAAGACGTGGCTGTTAACGTGAATGGGAAAGAGCTGACATTGCGCGATATGGCATTTTATGTGGCATATGAGGAGATGAATGTCGAGAAGCAGGCTCTTGTGTATGATTCCGATAATCCAAACAAGTATTGGAATATCCACACAAACGGTGAATTTGTCCGTGTTGCAGCGCGCAAAGCAGCTATGTCCATGGCCATTCACGATGAGATTTTTTATGAGATGGCCAAAAAAGAGAGCATTACACTTACTGACGACGAGAAAGCAGCTTTGAAAAATTCCGAGAAGGACTTCTGGTATGATTTGTCTGATATAGATGGTGCCAAGAAGCTTGGAGTCGAAAAAAAGGATATTTATTCGTCCATGGAAAAGTCTGCAATAGCCCGGAAATATCAGGAAATATATGCAGGGCTTGACAATGCCGATATAACGGATTATGATTTCTCGGGAGGCAGATATGAGAAGCTGCTGGAGAAAAATAACTATAAAATAAAAGAAAAAGTGTGGAAAAGAGTCGATATGGGAAACGTTACTCTTGATCACTAGAAAGAAGATTTTATGTCAACAAAAATTGGAAGAAATGACCCTTGCTGGTGTGGCAGCGGAAAGAAATATAAGACCTGTCATGCGGCATTTGATATGAAGCTTGAAAAGCTTGCTGAGGCACATCATAAGATACCGAGCCATTCAATCATTAAGACACCTGACCAGATAGCGGGAATCAAGGAGAGCGCCAAGATAAATGTCGCAGTGCTCGACTACATAGGAGAGCATATCCATGAGGGTATGAACACAGCAGAGATTGATAAAATAGTCTATGATATGACCACCAGCATGGGCGGCATCCCTGCACCGCTCAACTATGAGGGTTATCCTTACAGCGTATGTACATCAGTAAATGAGCAGGTTTGTCACGGATTTCCTTCAAAGGACGTCATCTTAAAGGATGGTGACATCATAAATGTAGACTGTTCTACAATTTTAAACGGATATTTTTCGGATTCATCAAGAATGTACTGTATCGGAAATGTAAGCCCGGAGAAGAAAAAGCTCGTTGAAGTCACAAAGGAGTGTGTGGAGCTTGGACTCAAAGAGGTAAAGCCGTGGGGCTTCCTCGGAGATATGGGACAGGCGGTGCACGACCATGCATTTGCAAACGGTTACACAGTAGTGCGTGAAATCGGTGGACACGGAGTGGGACTTGAATTTCACGAGGATCCATGGGTAGGCTACAACACCAAGCGCGGCACCGACATGGTCATGGCACCCGGCATGATATTTACCATCGAGCCAATGGTCAACATGGGCAAGGCCGATATCTACGTAGATGACAAGAACAACTGGGAAGTATACACCGATGACGGACTTCCATCAGCCCAGTGGGAAATCATGGTACTCGTCACAGAGGATGGCCATGAGGTACTGAGCTGGTAAACTGTTAAATACCCTAAATTTACCGGAGAGTATGCAGTGTGTTCCGAAGAAAAATATAAACTGCCACGGCGTTCCATAAAATGTGGATGCGACAATTCATAGCAAACTATCAATAAACTATCCGCAAATGATGCCGTGGCTGATTTTATATTTTTCTGAGGAATATACTGCATGCTAGGCCGGTCTTCACAGCCTAAATATGCGAAGCCACATAAGCGATGGCGTCCCTACAGATTTGTATTCACCCCATTTATGGTCGCATTCTCATTCTCCCTCATAGGAATGACGAGACACTTCTCCCCATTGATGACCTGCGCATGAATCTGTGAAGCCTTCTCCGGCTTTACATGAAGCACCACATCATAGGTCTTAATTTGGGCAGTGTAATTATCAATCTCCTCCTGCTTCTCAAGAAGCTGTGAGGTGCGCTCCTCAATCTGATTATTTTTCTCCTGGATAACAGAATCCTTCTCCTCAAGCTGCGCATTTTTCTCATTGAGCTCGAGAGTTAAATCGCCGACCTGGCTCTCAAGAGCAAGCTTTTCCACGCGGATTTCATTAGCTGCAAGAGCCTTTGAATCAATGACATTGGCTGCGATAGGCGGCTTGTCACCGAAGGCCTCATTGACGGATTTTTCAATGCGTGAAATCTTTTCCTCAGAGACATGGCAGTCACTAAGCACCTTGTTCATAGCCTCGTTGTCGAGAATGAACGGATCATCGTCATCATCGTGAGTCTCAGCGTAGTCATCGGCCATCTCGGACAGATTCTGCTGGATATCAAGCAGCTTGTCATCAGTGCTCTCGTCCTCAGCACCTAGCACGTTTCTGACGATTGAATGAAAAGCCATCTTCTGCTCAGTAGCTGTGCGCTCCACACCGCAGCCGAGGCCGTTTGTCATAAACTCAGAGTGAGGCTCCTTGGTATTTTTCGTATAGAAAAGAGTGGAGTGTATGTCAGTGCTTCTATCGTTGAAGGCAGGGAATAAAAAGCCTGTCTCAGGAGCGCCGACCACCCAGTCCCTTATGCGGGCTCCGATACGCTGCTCCTTTTCCAGATAGCCAAGGCCCGGCTTTGAAAGTGTGACAGGGCAGATGGCGCAGAGCATGTATTTGTACACCTCCTCGGACTCATCCACGTTGATGTTGTCCTTTGTGCGTGTCATGACATCGTAGCTGTCGAGATACAAAAGAATCAGATAGTTCCCGGCCTCATCGTAGGTGTCGATGACCAGATCATAGTATGTATCGAGCAGAGTCTCATCATTAAGCTCGCTGTCGCGAAGCGCCATGAGAATCTGCTGGCGGCCTCCGACCTCTTCCTCCTCAAGAGGAAACTGCAGATTGAGCAGGTTGTTTCCGAGAGTGCCGGAAAGCACCTTGTTTGAAATCTCCAGATATTTGTAGTATTCATCCTCCTCCAGAGTGAGAAATTTGCCACCGAATTTGCAGACCTTTTCATGGTTGCAGTCCACGTAGCAGCCGACCAGACGACTGAAGGTTGCCTGGTCTTTTTTTAATCTTCGTTTTAGTTCCAATACTTCTTTTTTGTTCATATTATCCTCGCATTATTTTCATACCATTCAAAAATTTCCGTAATCACATTATATGTATGGAATAAATATTTGTCAATTGAGCGGCGCCTTTTATGTCCCGCTGTCAATCAAGAAAAAAGATGACAGAGCAACCACAAAATGCTATAATTTAGGAAATCAACGGATTATGATATAAAGGCTGACACAGAGACATCCACAGGTGTCTCTGTTCTTGGATTGAGGCATAAATGGAGCAGAAAATGACAAACAATCACATTACAATAGGCATTCTCGCACATGTAGATGCGGGAAAGACAACCCTGTCTGAGGCCATGCTTTACAGCACCGGGCAGATTCGCTCACTCGGGCGCGTGGACCATCAGGACGCATATTTGGATAACGATGCGCAGGAGCGAGAGCGTGGAATAACCATTTTTTCAAAGCAGGCAAGGCTTGATATTTCGCGTGGCACAAATGCGGCAGATACAGCACATACAGCAGATGTAGCACGTACGGCAGATACAGCTCGTACATGGCATGTAGTCATGCTTGATACACCGGGGCATGTGGATTTTTCGGCAGAGATGGAACGCACCCTTCAGGTGCTCGACTATGCAATACTTGTAATCAGCGCAACTGATGGAGTGCAGGGGCACACGCGCACACTGTGGAGACTTTTAAAGCACTATAACGTGCCGACATTTATTTTTGTAAACAAGATGGATATGCAGGGCACGGATGAGGAGAAAGTGCAGGCAGAGCTAAAGAGCGAGCTGAGTGATGGCTGCGTGGATTTTTCTTCACAGGATTTATTTGAGGAGCTTGCCATGTGCAGCGAGCCTCTTTTAGATGAATTTATGGAATCGGGAGAGCTTACAGATGCGCATATTGCGCAGGCGGTGGCTCAAAGGGAGGTGTTCCCATGCTTTTACGGTTCGGCACTTAAGCTTGACAGAGTGGATACGCTGATTCAGGGACTTTCGAGGTTTATGTGTGAAAGAAATTACCCTGACGAATTTTCTGCCCGCGTATACAAGATAGGCAGGGATGACAGAGGCAGCAGGCTGACATTTTTAAAGGTTACCGGAGGCTGTCTTAGAGTCAGGGACAAAATAGAGTACAAAGCGCATGGCGGTGACGAGGCGAAAGGCCTTCTGATTGAGAAAATCGATCAGATAAGAAAGTATTCCGGTGAAAAATATGAGATAGCTGATGTGGCAGAGGCGGGTGAGATAGTTGCTGTCACAGGTCTTAGCTCGACATTTCCGGGGCAGGGGCTCGGGTTTGAGCAGCAGTCCAATATGCCAATCCTTGAACCGGTACTAAACTATAGGATGATTCTGCCGGATGATGTAAATCCGGCGGCATTTATGGAAAAGCTAAAGCAGCTTGAGGAGGAAGACCCACAGCTTTACATAGTGTGGGTGGAGGAGTTTAAGGAAATCCATGTGCAGCTCATGGGACAGGTGCAGATGGAGGTGCTTGTGCGTCTCATAAAGGACAGGTTTGGTGTTGTTGTCACGTTTGGACCGGGCAGCATTGTATATAAGGAAACGATAGCAAGGGCTGTCGAGGGAGTTGGACACTTTGAGCCGTTGCGCCACTATGCAGAGGTGCATCTGCTTTTGTCGCCGGCGGAGCGTGGCAGCGGAATCACGGTTACATCCACCTGCAGTGAGGATGTGCTCGACAAAAACTGGCAGCGCCTCATAGCCACACACGTTGAGGAAAAGGAGCACAGGGGTGTGCTCACAGGCTCAGCGCTTACCGATGTGAAGGTCACTATTCTTACAGGAAGAGCACATGTAAAGCACACGGAGGGAGGCGATTTCCGCCAGGCTACATACAGAGCAATCCGCCAGGGGCTTAAATCCACAGAGAGCGTGCTGCTTGAGCCATACTACAGCTTTATCCTACAGGTGCCGATGGAGTATGTCGGCCGTGCAATGACAGATCTGGAGCAGAGATTTGCAAGAGCCGGGAGCCCGCAGTTTGCCACAACCGCTGCGAGGGAGATGGCAACAATTACAGGAAAGGCACCGGTTGCGACAATGCAGGATTATGTGAGTCTGGTGCATGCGTATACAAAGGGGCTCGGGCACCTGACACTGGAGCTGTGGGGTTATGATGAGTGTCACAATCCTGCGGAGGTGATTGCGCAGATGCACTATGACAGCGAGGAGGATTTCCGCAATCCGACAGGCTCGGTATTTTGTGCGCACGGCTCAGGCTACGTGGTGCCGTGGGATGAGGTCCCGGAGCATATGCACCTGCCGTATGTCTACCACGGAGATGAGTCTGAGGAGGCACTTGCAGCGAGTGCCCGCACGCAGAATGCATTTTCAGCGGAAGATGCGCAGGCGCTTGCCGGAAACCGCCGCAGGACGAGCTTTGAGAAAGCTGTTTCAGGTATGTCATCGGTGGAGCTTGATGCGCAGCTTGCAGATGTTTATGCCAGGGAGTTTGGCATGGGCAAAAACGATATCGCAGAGGATCAGAGGCGCAAATGGTCAGGCAAAAAGAAAAATGAGTATGGAGGTCTAAGTGGTAAACCGCGCACCGTAAAGCATGATAAGCACGGCAATCCGATTTATCCGAAGAAATCCCCGGGGGAAGAGTACCTGATAGTTGATGGATATAATATAATATTTGCATGGGAGGATTTAAAGGAGCTTTCACGCATAAACATTGATTCGGCGAGAGATGCGCTGAAGGATGTTTTATCGGATTACCAGGGCTATAAGGGCTGTCATCTGCTGCTGGTGTTTGATGCGTACAAGGTGAAGGGCAATGCCGGAAAGAGAGAGACCTTCCACAACATAGAGGTTGTGTATACAAAGCAGGACGAGACAGCAGATGCATTTATCGAAAAGACTGTGTTTGGCATACGTGACAGGTACAAGGTAACAGTGGCAACCTCGGACGGACTGGAGCAGCAGACGGTCATGAGCCTGGGGGCACTGCGAATGTCAGCCCGCGAGCTTAAGGAGCATATTGATATGACGAAGCGTGCCGGGATGGAGGCATTCATATCAGGATAAACGGTCATGAATGGTAACAATATGTGTATAAAGAGATGTTTATAAAGATATTTGTATGTCATAAGCAGAGATATTATAATAGTAAACATGCAAGAACATCAGAGATAAGGAGACAAGAAAATGGTAGTAAACGAAAGCATGTACCAGCTCGGAAGCGTGCGCTCAGCAATCAGGGAGCTTTTTGAGTATGGTAAAAAAAGAGCAGCAATTGTAGGTAAGGAAAATGTATATGATTTCTCAATAGGAAACCCGAGCATACCGGCTCCGCAGATAGTAAACGACACAATAAAGGAGCTTGTGACAGATTATGATTCTGTTGCGCTGCACGGCTACACCTCAGCACAGGGAGACGTGGAAACGAGAGCGGCAATAGCTGAATTTTTGAACAACACACATGGCACACATTTTAATGCAGACAACCTTTACATGACAATGGGAGCAGCGGCATCGCTGTCAATCTGCTTTCGTGCGTTGACAAGTGACGCATATGATGAGTTTATTACCATAGCGCCATATTTCCCGGAGTACAAGGTATTTGTGAATGCAGCAGGAGCAAGGCTTGTAGAGGTGCCTGCAGACACAGAGCATTTTCAGATAGATTTCGATGCGCTTGAGGAGAGAATCAATGCGCACACCAGAGGTGTCATAATTAATTCACCAAACAACCCATCCGGCACAGTCTATTCTGAGGAGACCATCAAAAAGCTCTCAGACCTCCTTGAGAAAAAGTCTAAGGAGATAGGAAGACCGATATTCATTATCGCAGATGAGCCGTACAGGGAGATAGTTTACGACGGAATCAAGGTACCGTTTGTGACCAAATATTACGACAACACACTGGTATGCTACTCATACAGCAAGTCACTTTCACTGCCGGGAGAGAGAATAGGATACGTCCTCGTGCCTGATGAGGTGTACGATAAGGCAGAGCTGTATGCAGCAGTCTGTGGTGCGGGAAGAGCACTCGGTTACGTGTGTGCACCAAGCCTGTTCCAGAAGATGATAGTAAAATGCCAGGGGGCAACCGGTGATATCAATGCCTACAAAGAAAACAGAGACCTTCTGTATGAGGGACTCACAAGGATAGGCTATCACTGCTTCAAGCCGGACGGAGCCTTTTATATGTTTGTAAAGGCACTCGAGGATGACAGCAATGCATTCTGTGAGAAGGCAAAGGAGGAGGATGTGCTCATAGTAGCAGCAGACGGCTTCGGCTGTCCGGGCTGGGTGAGAATATCATACTGTGTGGACAGGGAAATGATAAAGCACTCTATGCCTGCGTTTGAAAAGATATACAAGAAATATAATAAATAATAGTTATAAAAAAATAATCCGAAAAAGCGTCGAAAATTGTCTAAAAAATATGTAATTTTCGGCGCTTTTATTATGCAGTTTTCACAAAGTTGTCTCCGTGTGACCGTTGTGTGACCATTGTTTTGTATAATGGAATGAAGAGTGGGAATATAAATAAAATCGTAACGGAATAGTTACAAAAAATACTATAGAAAAGGAGATATGAGAGTGTTTAATAAAAAACTTAACAGGTTACTAGCAATCATGCTAGCTTCTGTAATGGGTGCGACATCGCTTCCGGCAACACAGGTAAGTGCTGATACACCCTCTTCAGAGTATGATATATCTAACGACGCAGCTTCGGATGATATATCTGACAGTAAAATTCCAGATGAACAGGATTCGGATAATAATGCCACCGAGGAAAAACAGCCACAGCAGCTGACGGTAGAGTATACACCGGCGGATGATATTTATGTGGGGAACAAAGTTGTTCCGGTGGTAAAATCCGACAGGGCGGATGCAGCCGTTGACAATTTAAAATACACTGTTGTAGAAGGCAAAAATCTGATTGAAAAGGATACAGACTTTGCATCAAACGGTATATGGACAGCAAAGGATACCGGAACTGTAAGGATAAAGGTGACAAAAGCAGAAGATGACAAATATAAGTCAGCAGAGGCAGAATATACTGTTACCATCAAAGAATATGATTACAGCAGTATGAATAACAGCCTGACAGGGACAATGCTGCAGGGTACAAAATTTTATGTAGAAGCACCTACATTATCGCTGGCAAGTGACAATCAGGCGGTATATGTGGTTAGAAAAGGTGATGAATGGATTGAAGCTGATAAATATCAGCTTATGCCACAGCAGGGTGATAACAGACAGACTCTTGTAATAGCACGTAAGGACAAGGAAAGCGGAGCTATCACAGATATTGGAAGTCTGCAGCTCGACTACAAATATGATACACAGCCTCCAAAGATAACATTGAATCCAAAGGAGGATGATAAACCTGCTTTCACAAAGGATGCTGTGGATTATTATGGAAATGTCAGAAAAGTAGACATGAATATCCACGATGTCTCTTTGGATGATGGTTCCACACAGCTTTGGGTAAAGGTTGATGACCGGGAAGAATTCGATGTATTTGATGTCGATAATGCCCAGAAGCTGATTGATGCAGGAATAGAGTATAGTGAGTGGATCGTGACAGGGGTTGATTATAGCAGCTGCATCACATTTGGTACAAAAGCGGATGAGGAACACAAATATCAGATAATCGGAATGTATGCGAAGGATCAGGCGGAGCATGAGTGTAATGATACAAGCTCAATAGAGCAGCCGTTTTATGTGGATAGAAAAGCGCCTTCAGGTACTATTGGATATGATGCTGATTTAATAGACGAGCAGAATATGGTCAGTCAGCAGGCATCAAATGTATATGGACAGCTGGAGGATATCAGCGGAATAAAGCAGGCATT
It encodes the following:
- a CDS encoding DUF3794 and LysM peptidoglycan-binding domain-containing protein, translated to MELITQKIRQCIEKVKDMSQVGFDRDYVIKDNKPDVSKVVCQNGQVKIDEIKASGENIWLSGSIEFEVLYTREEVFEGDEPEENIGGNRVEHIKDAIPFQEKLVLQGVCEKDTVRVYTGLDELTVGVINSRKLSVRGIISVELYGEREENLEVAQRIDDKDVEQLMGQMKVLKLDSVVRDIVRIKNVVTLPKTKPNICKLISSLVDMRNLEYTYERDHITLTGECHACIVYLSEEQEICCFEVQEGFSNEIRCEGDNAGNIAWLRTQPAMHQVEAENDYDGELRQLSIEAALAVDGKVWSEETVEVLNDMYSVSCPVKPVFEKMKVCSLLMKNDTKCRILEQLYRENSKKRILRICGTKTQAAIAQIKNADTGIIVSGVLQVNCVNIVEDDGCPIEMHTDSVPFEQFVEIPGMDANTCCEVNVQVDQVQVNLLDNSEYEIKGVVSINAIALQQDEVSVITSVEQEKIASDTEEEAALVGYIVQKDDKMWDIAKRYRTTVENIMEINALTSDSIKPDDRLIIARM
- a CDS encoding NlpC/P60 family protein, whose translation is MNQKWTRAICTVLTSALVFTGPAVEGTTFSGYINSGLEKVYAKTQKQKDAEKKKSQAEQDLKDKKNEINGLKDQQQTTADDIKNKSAKLDEILAAQKKLQKDITNKQAEIEQNQKDLAAAQEKQQEQYDAMKKRIQFMYENSAEDNIWTAIIESNGITDMLNRIEYVSDVYDSDRALMDSYQAAVEQVKEIGTKLDNDMNELTAMQDDYEKQQADVEAAIVALENQKEQYASQIAQAQQQADNYQNIITAQGKIIQEQEAAAAAAAAAAARANSSSSNSSYDGGGAGKGGSIASDYASGGGKNPSASTGVSGSSVVSYAMQFVGNPYVWGGNSLTNGVDCSGFVHEVYAHFGISTPRYSQAFKSVGQAVSFDNIQPGDVVVYPGHVAIYAGGGVIVEAQSTKAGITANRSVQCHTILAIRRLV
- a CDS encoding GatB/YqeY domain-containing protein, translated to MQMEQLQKDMIAAMKARDKVRKDAISSLVSAAKKAAIDEGCRDNIPEELVNKVILKEMKSVKEQIDTCPATRTDLLDEYNTRYAIFEEYAPAMMSAEEVEKELTEQFSDVIATGNKGQIMKAVMPHFKGKADGKVINQVVAKLCAK
- a CDS encoding methionyl aminopeptidase, whose protein sequence is MSTKIGRNDPCWCGSGKKYKTCHAAFDMKLEKLAEAHHKIPSHSIIKTPDQIAGIKESAKINVAVLDYIGEHIHEGMNTAEIDKIVYDMTTSMGGIPAPLNYEGYPYSVCTSVNEQVCHGFPSKDVILKDGDIINVDCSTILNGYFSDSSRMYCIGNVSPEKKKLVEVTKECVELGLKEVKPWGFLGDMGQAVHDHAFANGYTVVREIGGHGVGLEFHEDPWVGYNTKRGTDMVMAPGMIFTIEPMVNMGKADIYVDDKNNWEVYTDDGLPSAQWEIMVLVTEDGHEVLSW
- a CDS encoding DUF4317 domain-containing protein, yielding MNKKEVLELKRRLKKDQATFSRLVGCYVDCNHEKVCKFGGKFLTLEEDEYYKYLEISNKVLSGTLGNNLLNLQFPLEEEEVGGRQQILMALRDSELNDETLLDTYYDLVIDTYDEAGNYLILLYLDSYDVMTRTKDNINVDESEEVYKYMLCAICPVTLSKPGLGYLEKEQRIGARIRDWVVGAPETGFLFPAFNDRSTDIHSTLFYTKNTKEPHSEFMTNGLGCGVERTATEQKMAFHSIVRNVLGAEDESTDDKLLDIQQNLSEMADDYAETHDDDDDPFILDNEAMNKVLSDCHVSEEKISRIEKSVNEAFGDKPPIAANVIDSKALAANEIRVEKLALESQVGDLTLELNEKNAQLEEKDSVIQEKNNQIEERTSQLLEKQEEIDNYTAQIKTYDVVLHVKPEKASQIHAQVINGEKCLVIPMRENENATINGVNTNL
- a CDS encoding translation factor GTPase family protein: MEQKMTNNHITIGILAHVDAGKTTLSEAMLYSTGQIRSLGRVDHQDAYLDNDAQERERGITIFSKQARLDISRGTNAADTAHTADVARTADTARTWHVVMLDTPGHVDFSAEMERTLQVLDYAILVISATDGVQGHTRTLWRLLKHYNVPTFIFVNKMDMQGTDEEKVQAELKSELSDGCVDFSSQDLFEELAMCSEPLLDEFMESGELTDAHIAQAVAQREVFPCFYGSALKLDRVDTLIQGLSRFMCERNYPDEFSARVYKIGRDDRGSRLTFLKVTGGCLRVRDKIEYKAHGGDEAKGLLIEKIDQIRKYSGEKYEIADVAEAGEIVAVTGLSSTFPGQGLGFEQQSNMPILEPVLNYRMILPDDVNPAAFMEKLKQLEEEDPQLYIVWVEEFKEIHVQLMGQVQMEVLVRLIKDRFGVVVTFGPGSIVYKETIARAVEGVGHFEPLRHYAEVHLLLSPAERGSGITVTSTCSEDVLDKNWQRLIATHVEEKEHRGVLTGSALTDVKVTILTGRAHVKHTEGGDFRQATYRAIRQGLKSTESVLLEPYYSFILQVPMEYVGRAMTDLEQRFARAGSPQFATTAAREMATITGKAPVATMQDYVSLVHAYTKGLGHLTLELWGYDECHNPAEVIAQMHYDSEEDFRNPTGSVFCAHGSGYVVPWDEVPEHMHLPYVYHGDESEEALAASARTQNAFSAEDAQALAGNRRRTSFEKAVSGMSSVELDAQLADVYAREFGMGKNDIAEDQRRKWSGKKKNEYGGLSGKPRTVKHDKHGNPIYPKKSPGEEYLIVDGYNIIFAWEDLKELSRINIDSARDALKDVLSDYQGYKGCHLLLVFDAYKVKGNAGKRETFHNIEVVYTKQDETADAFIEKTVFGIRDRYKVTVATSDGLEQQTVMSLGALRMSARELKEHIDMTKRAGMEAFISG
- a CDS encoding pyridoxal phosphate-dependent aminotransferase; its protein translation is MVVNESMYQLGSVRSAIRELFEYGKKRAAIVGKENVYDFSIGNPSIPAPQIVNDTIKELVTDYDSVALHGYTSAQGDVETRAAIAEFLNNTHGTHFNADNLYMTMGAAASLSICFRALTSDAYDEFITIAPYFPEYKVFVNAAGARLVEVPADTEHFQIDFDALEERINAHTRGVIINSPNNPSGTVYSEETIKKLSDLLEKKSKEIGRPIFIIADEPYREIVYDGIKVPFVTKYYDNTLVCYSYSKSLSLPGERIGYVLVPDEVYDKAELYAAVCGAGRALGYVCAPSLFQKMIVKCQGATGDINAYKENRDLLYEGLTRIGYHCFKPDGAFYMFVKALEDDSNAFCEKAKEEDVLIVAADGFGCPGWVRISYCVDREMIKHSMPAFEKIYKKYNK